One Lacipirellulaceae bacterium DNA window includes the following coding sequences:
- a CDS encoding 3-oxoacyl-ACP synthase III, producing MKFENVCLESLGYYLPEEVVTTEQLEQRLAAGYKRLKLPEGRLELMTGIRERRFYTPGTTPGSVSARSAKNAIAASGIDPHQIGALIHGSVCRDFLEPATACGVHHAVGLPQQCMIYDVSNACLGILTGMVQLANMIELGQIKAGLVVGTECGRNLVENTVKRINEDEAVTRKNIKLLVASLTIGSASVAALLCHRDLSQTGNQLLGGAVTASTDHHELCQSEGLETFMQTDSEQLMRRGVAAGAQTFEHFLSELKWSREDIRRTVCHQVGVAHRKLLFEELELDESLDVPTLETLGNTGAAALPVTMALGAEAGKFQRGDSIAMLGIGSGINCQMLGVRWQQSRVVGNATDVGYQVQT from the coding sequence ATGAAGTTTGAAAACGTCTGCCTTGAGTCCCTCGGGTACTATCTCCCTGAAGAGGTGGTGACGACTGAACAGTTGGAACAGCGTCTTGCAGCGGGCTACAAGCGTCTCAAGCTTCCCGAAGGCCGGCTCGAACTGATGACCGGCATCCGCGAACGAAGATTCTACACGCCGGGAACGACACCGGGTTCCGTGAGTGCCAGAAGTGCGAAGAACGCAATAGCTGCCAGCGGCATTGATCCTCACCAGATTGGGGCCCTTATTCACGGCTCCGTCTGCCGCGATTTTCTTGAGCCTGCCACCGCTTGTGGCGTTCATCATGCCGTTGGGCTCCCGCAGCAATGCATGATTTACGATGTTTCGAACGCCTGTCTCGGCATCCTGACGGGGATGGTGCAGCTTGCCAACATGATCGAGCTGGGCCAAATCAAAGCGGGGCTCGTCGTCGGCACGGAATGCGGACGTAATCTGGTCGAAAACACGGTCAAAAGAATCAACGAGGATGAAGCCGTCACCCGCAAGAATATCAAACTACTGGTCGCCTCGCTGACGATTGGTTCCGCTAGTGTGGCGGCCCTGCTCTGTCACAGAGACCTGAGTCAAACCGGGAATCAACTGCTGGGAGGAGCGGTAACCGCTTCGACCGATCACCATGAGTTGTGTCAAAGCGAGGGGTTGGAAACCTTCATGCAAACCGATAGCGAACAACTCATGCGACGAGGCGTTGCGGCAGGTGCCCAGACGTTCGAACATTTTCTATCCGAACTGAAATGGTCACGCGAAGATATTCGACGTACCGTCTGCCATCAAGTTGGCGTGGCCCATCGCAAGTTACTCTTCGAAGAGCTTGAGCTTGACGAATCGCTCGATGTCCCGACCCTTGAGACACTTGGCAACACGGGAGCCGCTGCTCTCCCAGTAACGATGGCCCTTGGTGCTGAAGCGGGGAAGTTTCAGCGGGGAGATTCGATTGCTATGCTGGGGATTGGCTCAGGAATCAACTGCCAGATGCTGGGCGTTCGCTGGCAACAGAGCCGCGTAGTGGGCAACGCCACGGATGTGGGTTACCAAGTGCAAACCTAG
- a CDS encoding thioesterase family protein encodes MAEHEFEIEVRYYETDGQGVVHHANYFQYFELARVEMLKAHGHAYADLERDGILLVVHSISCRYHRPAMFGDRLRIHTRVTNLTMARLEHEYKVFRDNELLAEGQSTLACIDRNGNMRRMPEIFFVDVEGDSSSAQ; translated from the coding sequence ATGGCCGAGCACGAATTCGAGATCGAAGTCCGCTATTACGAGACCGACGGCCAGGGAGTGGTCCACCACGCCAATTACTTCCAGTATTTCGAACTCGCCCGCGTCGAGATGCTCAAGGCTCACGGGCATGCCTACGCCGACCTGGAACGCGACGGCATTCTGCTGGTCGTCCACAGCATCTCTTGCCGTTATCACCGACCGGCAATGTTTGGTGACCGCCTTCGCATCCACACCCGCGTGACGAATCTCACCATGGCACGGCTCGAACACGAATACAAAGTGTTCCGCGACAACGAACTTCTCGCCGAAGGCCAAAGCACGCTCGCTTGCATCGACCGAAACGGCAACATGCGACGAATGCCTGAGATCTTTTTCGTTGATGTCGAAGGGGATTCCTCGAGCGCTCAATAG
- a CDS encoding CPBP family intramembrane glutamic endopeptidase: protein MSSNPSASHRRADLIALAVAMVLPTAITWAYFFQAETFSAGVQQSVFSTVKTLQFVFPVGWVYLVQKRRRRAALESNEPQQSSGLLQGMAFGVAVAVAGGALYWFVLKDAAFFASAGDEIRAKVKGYGIDAPWKYAILGAFYTICHSFLEEYYWRWFVFRQLKAFVSTNAAILISALGFMAHHVLVLGKFFGFGHWSTWVFSLAVAAGGIAWAWLYEQSGSLKGPWLSHAVVDAGIFAIGYHLVADLIQ, encoded by the coding sequence ATGAGTTCGAATCCATCCGCCTCACATCGCCGTGCCGACTTGATCGCCCTTGCTGTGGCGATGGTGTTACCCACGGCGATTACTTGGGCGTATTTTTTTCAGGCGGAGACCTTCTCCGCGGGCGTGCAGCAAAGCGTCTTTTCGACCGTGAAGACCTTACAATTCGTGTTTCCCGTCGGCTGGGTCTACCTCGTTCAGAAAAGGCGTCGGCGAGCTGCTTTGGAATCCAACGAGCCTCAGCAGTCCTCAGGGCTGCTACAAGGAATGGCCTTCGGAGTGGCTGTCGCGGTGGCTGGCGGAGCCCTTTATTGGTTTGTCTTAAAAGATGCTGCCTTCTTCGCTTCCGCGGGGGATGAGATACGCGCCAAGGTCAAAGGGTACGGGATCGACGCACCTTGGAAGTACGCAATTCTGGGAGCGTTCTACACGATTTGCCATTCCTTCCTTGAGGAATACTACTGGCGTTGGTTTGTGTTTCGACAGTTGAAAGCCTTCGTTTCGACGAACGCGGCAATTCTTATCTCAGCCCTGGGTTTTATGGCCCACCACGTTCTTGTCTTAGGGAAGTTCTTTGGGTTCGGGCATTGGTCGACGTGGGTTTTTTCTCTGGCCGTGGCCGCCGGTGGCATTGCGTGGGCCTGGCTTTACGAGCAGAGCGGCTCTCTCAAAGGACCTTGGCTGAGCCACGCAGTTGTTGACGCGGGGATATTTGCGATTGGTTACCACTTAGTCGCCGATTTAATCCAATAG
- the glgB gene encoding 1,4-alpha-glucan branching protein GlgB, with protein sequence MQTQIDVMSLAPVIHGYTENPHAVLGPHEVSEEGRNALAVRSFQPDAQQMWLIDPQQGCSQPMRRIHPAGLFEAITSREVHDQEQGRNYQFKKLESSGQQVTMHDPYAFPPLLSEYDLYLLGEGRHWNSYEKLGAHVRTVNDVKGVNFAVWAPNAESVSIIGEFNGWDRRKHAMRKHIPQGVWELFIPGIDAGTHYKYSLKNHGNVLEKCDPYGFAAEIPPRTANVVADLDTYTWGDGEWIENRADGANALSSPMSVYEVHLGSWKKDHKKNSDGQWFNYRELAHQLVDYCKELGYTHLELMPVSEHPFTGSWGYQTVGYYAATSRYGSPEDFMYFVDHCHQNGIGVIIDWVPAHFPKDGHGLAHFDGTALYEHADPRQGEHPDWGTKVFNYGRNEVRNFLTSNALFWLDKYHIDGLRVDAVASMLYLDYSREEGDWVPNQYGGRENLEAISLLKEFNEQVHLQHPGTLTIAEESTAWGGVSRPTYVGGLGFSLKWNMGWMNDTLQYMRHEPIHRQYHHDELTFSLIYAFTENFMLPFSHDEVVHGKGSMLDQMPGDLWQRFANLRLLYGYQWTHPGKKLMFMGSEIGQWNEWDCDHELQWDLLQWETHQGVQKLVGDLNRVYRNEPALHEVDFEHTGFEWLDSHNHADSILAYVRRAKKPEDFVVVICNFTPVVREHYRIGVPTGGWYREILNTDSSFYGGSNVGNYPGVQADDMESHSRPFSLELTLPPLSTIVLKPDQP encoded by the coding sequence GTGCAAACTCAAATCGACGTTATGTCGCTCGCGCCCGTGATTCACGGGTACACCGAGAACCCCCACGCCGTTTTGGGACCGCACGAGGTCAGCGAAGAGGGGCGGAATGCGTTGGCAGTTCGAAGCTTCCAGCCGGACGCTCAGCAGATGTGGCTGATCGATCCTCAGCAGGGGTGCTCGCAGCCGATGCGACGGATCCACCCAGCGGGATTGTTTGAGGCGATTACCTCACGGGAGGTTCACGACCAAGAGCAGGGACGCAATTACCAATTCAAGAAACTCGAGTCTTCAGGCCAACAAGTGACGATGCACGACCCCTACGCATTTCCCCCTTTGCTCAGCGAATACGACCTCTACTTACTCGGCGAGGGCCGGCACTGGAATAGCTACGAAAAGCTGGGCGCCCATGTCCGCACGGTTAATGATGTGAAGGGCGTGAACTTCGCCGTCTGGGCACCCAACGCGGAGAGCGTCAGCATCATTGGCGAATTCAACGGTTGGGACCGCCGCAAGCACGCGATGCGGAAGCACATCCCCCAGGGCGTCTGGGAGCTGTTCATCCCCGGGATCGACGCCGGAACGCACTATAAGTACTCGCTGAAGAACCACGGCAACGTCCTTGAGAAGTGCGATCCTTACGGCTTCGCTGCCGAGATTCCGCCGCGAACCGCGAACGTTGTTGCGGATCTCGATACCTACACTTGGGGCGACGGAGAGTGGATCGAGAACCGTGCTGACGGGGCGAATGCGCTCTCTTCGCCGATGTCGGTCTACGAAGTGCATCTCGGGAGCTGGAAGAAAGATCACAAGAAAAATTCCGACGGGCAATGGTTCAACTACCGCGAACTGGCCCATCAACTCGTCGACTACTGCAAAGAGCTCGGCTACACCCACCTGGAACTGATGCCAGTCAGCGAGCATCCGTTCACCGGAAGCTGGGGCTATCAAACGGTCGGTTACTACGCTGCCACCAGCCGTTACGGCTCGCCTGAAGACTTTATGTACTTTGTTGATCATTGCCACCAGAATGGCATCGGCGTGATTATCGACTGGGTACCTGCACATTTCCCAAAAGACGGGCACGGGCTCGCGCACTTCGACGGGACGGCCCTTTACGAACACGCCGACCCGCGCCAGGGCGAGCACCCCGACTGGGGGACGAAGGTTTTCAATTATGGACGCAACGAAGTTCGTAACTTCCTGACCTCGAACGCCCTCTTCTGGCTCGATAAGTACCACATCGACGGCCTTCGCGTCGACGCCGTCGCCTCGATGCTTTATCTCGATTACAGTCGCGAGGAAGGCGATTGGGTACCGAATCAGTACGGCGGACGAGAGAATCTCGAAGCGATTTCGCTGCTCAAGGAATTTAACGAACAGGTCCACCTCCAGCATCCTGGCACGTTAACCATCGCTGAAGAATCGACCGCCTGGGGAGGCGTTTCTCGCCCGACTTACGTGGGCGGCTTGGGGTTCAGCCTCAAATGGAATATGGGTTGGATGAACGATACCCTGCAATACATGCGGCACGAACCGATCCATCGTCAGTACCACCATGACGAACTGACGTTCTCGTTGATCTACGCCTTCACTGAGAACTTCATGCTGCCGTTCTCGCACGACGAGGTGGTCCACGGCAAAGGATCGATGCTCGACCAGATGCCGGGGGACCTGTGGCAGCGGTTTGCGAACCTTCGACTACTGTACGGCTATCAATGGACCCATCCTGGCAAAAAACTGATGTTCATGGGCAGCGAAATAGGCCAGTGGAACGAATGGGACTGCGACCATGAGCTTCAGTGGGATCTCCTGCAGTGGGAAACGCACCAGGGCGTCCAGAAACTGGTAGGCGACCTAAACCGCGTTTATCGCAACGAACCGGCCCTGCACGAAGTTGATTTCGAGCACACGGGCTTCGAGTGGCTCGACAGTCACAACCACGCCGACAGCATTCTCGCTTACGTCCGTCGAGCGAAAAAGCCAGAGGACTTCGTCGTGGTGATCTGCAACTTTACGCCGGTCGTTCGAGAACACTACCGGATCGGCGTCCCCACGGGAGGCTGGTATCGGGAGATTCTAAACACGGATTCCAGCTTCTATGGCGGCAGCAACGTAGGGAATTATCCTGGCGTGCAAGCCGACGACATGGAGAGTCACAGCCGACCGTTCTCGCTGGAGTTGACGTTACCGCCATTGTCGACCATCGTGCTAAAGCCAGACCAACCATAG
- a CDS encoding acetolactate synthase has translation MDSDEGEGGQGVDFLTMRGHDYPSIRQFTVFLENRVGQLLEVVRRFEGSNVRIVALTITDSTECAVARFLLSDPEQGREVLERAGLPIVESDLIGVELPDSHQPLLQVCTALLQAEVNITQVYPLLPGPNGRPAVALMVDNIDMASDTLANKGFTSLNEDDLKEYE, from the coding sequence ATGGATTCTGACGAGGGCGAAGGTGGCCAAGGAGTCGATTTCCTGACGATGCGGGGACACGACTATCCCTCGATCCGTCAGTTTACGGTGTTCTTGGAAAATCGTGTTGGGCAGCTTCTGGAAGTGGTTCGTCGTTTTGAGGGCAGCAACGTCCGGATTGTTGCTTTAACGATCACGGACTCGACGGAATGTGCCGTCGCACGTTTTTTGTTGAGCGACCCGGAGCAAGGTCGTGAAGTCTTGGAGCGTGCTGGGCTTCCGATCGTAGAGTCTGATCTAATTGGTGTCGAACTTCCCGATAGTCATCAGCCGTTGCTCCAGGTTTGCACGGCACTGCTGCAAGCGGAAGTGAACATCACCCAGGTCTATCCGTTGCTCCCCGGGCCGAACGGTCGCCCGGCGGTTGCCCTGATGGTGGACAACATCGATATGGCCTCCGATACGCTTGCAAACAAGGGATTTACCTCGCTCAATGAGGACGACTTGAAAGAGTATGAGTAG
- a CDS encoding RNase H family protein — MRPSPKHYLLFSEASRDENDVAIWRFVLQEVLTNRQFSASGAEPTACSERLELLAVVRALESLDGPSRVTLVTKSRYVSRGLKRGLPQWRERQWKWERFGKLRPVRDDDLWRRVDGALKFHEMDCRLWQFGTPFETADESVSATAGEEVPVNTKRRRRRIRVDGSGSPGLVVAAKERLRRATETIGQITSPEMATN, encoded by the coding sequence ATGAGACCTTCCCCGAAGCATTACCTGCTTTTCTCCGAAGCGAGTCGCGACGAGAACGATGTGGCCATCTGGCGGTTCGTCCTGCAAGAAGTGCTGACCAATCGCCAGTTTTCGGCCAGCGGTGCTGAGCCCACCGCTTGCTCGGAGCGACTCGAGTTGTTGGCCGTCGTGCGAGCGTTGGAATCGCTCGACGGCCCATCGCGGGTGACGCTTGTGACGAAAAGCCGCTACGTGAGCCGCGGACTGAAACGCGGGCTGCCCCAGTGGCGGGAACGGCAATGGAAGTGGGAACGCTTCGGCAAGCTACGTCCGGTGCGTGATGACGATCTTTGGCGGCGTGTGGACGGAGCACTCAAGTTCCACGAGATGGATTGCCGACTCTGGCAATTCGGCACTCCCTTTGAAACTGCGGACGAGAGCGTTTCAGCAACCGCAGGCGAGGAAGTCCCAGTCAATACAAAACGTCGGCGAAGGCGGATTCGGGTCGACGGTTCGGGTAGTCCAGGATTGGTTGTTGCCGCAAAGGAGCGCCTGCGGCGAGCCACTGAGACAATCGGGCAGATCACAAGTCCAGAAATGGCAACCAACTAG
- a CDS encoding gamma-glutamyl-gamma-aminobutyrate hydrolase family protein, with the protein MSKPLIGLNADYRRTDNSSSAFTYIAAGYYDEILRSGGLPVVIPPYEDEQDIADVLDRLDGIMLVGGADLDPRRDGWMLHPTVKLQDPRRESFDRKLMRLVGERRLPILGIGSGMQLLNVSQGGNLMLHIPEDVPHALPHRDPLDPSHRHTLELAAGSIMDRVYGDGELRVNSMHHMAVDEVAPGFQVTARCPDGIVEAIESTQQDWFAFGTQFHPEAETASALDQRIFEEFLAGVHEMSSQVRLVA; encoded by the coding sequence ATGTCGAAGCCTTTGATTGGATTGAACGCAGATTATCGCCGCACGGACAACAGTTCCTCGGCTTTTACCTACATCGCAGCGGGCTACTACGACGAGATTCTTCGCTCGGGCGGCCTTCCCGTGGTTATTCCGCCTTACGAGGACGAGCAAGACATCGCTGATGTCTTGGATCGCCTCGACGGAATTATGCTGGTTGGCGGGGCCGATCTCGATCCTCGCCGTGATGGTTGGATGCTTCACCCGACAGTCAAGCTGCAAGATCCCCGCCGCGAATCGTTTGATCGCAAGCTCATGCGGTTGGTCGGCGAACGACGGCTCCCGATCCTGGGCATTGGTTCCGGGATGCAGTTGCTCAATGTTTCGCAAGGTGGCAATCTCATGTTGCACATTCCTGAGGATGTGCCGCACGCTCTGCCTCACCGCGACCCGCTCGACCCTTCGCATCGTCACACGTTAGAGCTAGCCGCTGGTTCGATTATGGACCGTGTCTACGGCGACGGTGAACTTCGTGTGAACAGCATGCACCACATGGCTGTTGATGAAGTCGCACCCGGCTTCCAAGTCACAGCCCGTTGCCCAGACGGTATTGTCGAAGCGATCGAGAGCACCCAGCAAGATTGGTTCGCTTTCGGTACACAGTTTCACCCTGAAGCCGAAACGGCCTCAGCATTGGACCAAAGAATCTTCGAAGAGTTCTTGGCTGGCGTCCACGAGATGAGCTCGCAGGTACGCTTAGTCGCTTAG
- a CDS encoding DJ-1/PfpI family protein: MSNLKVLMIVGDFVEDYEAMVPKQILETLGVQVDTVCPDKKAGETVATAIHDFEGHQTYSEKPGHNFAINLDWSGIEESAYDGLVLPGGRAPEYLRLNERVLEMVRYFDSSAKPLAATCHAAHILAAAKVVEGKRCQAYPALRPELELAGATWDEPSEGLDSACVDGHLVTAPAWPANANWMREFAKLLGIALG; encoded by the coding sequence ATGAGCAATCTTAAAGTCCTCATGATTGTTGGCGACTTCGTCGAAGATTACGAAGCCATGGTGCCGAAGCAGATTTTGGAAACGCTGGGCGTGCAAGTCGATACGGTATGTCCCGACAAGAAGGCAGGAGAGACCGTCGCGACAGCGATTCATGACTTCGAAGGCCACCAAACGTACAGTGAGAAGCCTGGGCATAACTTCGCGATCAATCTCGATTGGTCTGGCATTGAAGAGTCCGCCTATGACGGCTTAGTGCTTCCCGGGGGCCGTGCGCCTGAGTATCTGCGGCTGAATGAGCGGGTGCTGGAGATGGTCCGCTACTTTGACTCCTCGGCTAAGCCGCTAGCGGCTACTTGTCATGCGGCTCATATTTTGGCTGCCGCAAAAGTCGTTGAGGGGAAACGCTGCCAGGCGTATCCGGCGCTTCGTCCGGAATTGGAACTCGCGGGGGCGACTTGGGACGAGCCGAGCGAGGGCCTCGATAGTGCGTGTGTTGATGGCCATCTCGTGACCGCCCCTGCGTGGCCTGCTAATGCGAACTGGATGCGCGAGTTCGCCAAGTTGCTTGGAATCGCTCTAGGCTAA
- a CDS encoding HD domain-containing protein, with the protein MKSIHQIPEVAALRSSSGVVRIPPETDVPVTPRVRRLMDTAPFRRLASISQLGLVGHVYPGTTHTRFEHSLGVYRIALLFLDRLAEDSRFAAVVDAEMAERFIVAALLHDVGHWPFCHPIEDIGLKSVPSHESAAESQLNDTALEKALREDWAVTPEEVVHLLSGEPRDAAERTVQSMLSGPIDVDKIDYLRRDSLHAGVPYGQNFDAPRLIQSLCMDEAGKRIAISTKGKTAAEMMVFARYVMFSEVYWHHAVRSATAMLQRAYFELRDKPELAGMLTMTDAEMIAALRKASAGEPVEDLVSGLFGPERRLYKRVAEYTFHESPDEYNQIAHQPFEQLITSAKKLADRLSSELGSSISTHELLIDAPPVALEVQFQIDVFDRKADRYRRLGEISPVVRTLAKQQFDDFVKKVRVFANSRVSSALRDSSIGPQRLSAFICSQ; encoded by the coding sequence ATGAAATCGATTCACCAGATCCCAGAAGTTGCCGCGTTGCGCTCAAGCAGCGGCGTTGTCAGGATTCCTCCCGAGACCGATGTCCCGGTGACACCACGTGTGCGTCGTTTGATGGATACCGCACCGTTTCGCCGTCTTGCTTCCATCAGCCAGCTTGGATTGGTGGGACACGTCTATCCCGGGACGACGCATACGCGGTTTGAACATTCGCTAGGTGTCTATCGCATCGCTTTGCTTTTCCTTGATCGTTTGGCTGAGGATTCTCGCTTTGCTGCAGTCGTCGATGCCGAGATGGCGGAGCGCTTCATCGTTGCCGCACTGCTGCATGATGTTGGTCACTGGCCGTTTTGCCATCCGATTGAGGATATTGGTCTTAAGTCGGTGCCGAGTCACGAGTCGGCCGCCGAATCGCAACTGAATGACACGGCACTAGAGAAAGCCTTGCGAGAGGATTGGGCAGTTACTCCCGAGGAAGTCGTGCACCTGCTCAGCGGCGAGCCGCGGGATGCGGCGGAGCGAACCGTGCAGAGTATGCTCTCTGGGCCCATCGACGTCGACAAGATTGATTATCTTCGTCGCGACAGCCTTCATGCGGGGGTGCCCTACGGACAGAATTTCGACGCCCCGCGACTCATCCAAAGCCTTTGCATGGATGAAGCGGGCAAGCGAATCGCGATCAGCACCAAAGGTAAAACCGCCGCGGAGATGATGGTATTCGCCCGGTATGTCATGTTCAGCGAAGTCTACTGGCACCACGCGGTCCGTTCCGCCACGGCAATGCTACAAAGGGCCTACTTCGAATTGCGCGACAAGCCAGAGCTGGCTGGGATGCTGACGATGACCGACGCGGAGATGATCGCCGCTCTCAGGAAAGCTTCGGCGGGAGAGCCTGTTGAAGATTTAGTGAGCGGGCTCTTTGGTCCGGAGCGGCGGCTTTATAAGCGAGTAGCGGAGTACACGTTTCACGAGTCGCCAGACGAGTACAACCAAATCGCTCACCAGCCTTTCGAGCAACTCATCACAAGTGCCAAAAAACTGGCGGACCGGCTAAGCAGCGAACTTGGCTCTTCGATCTCCACACATGAGTTACTGATCGATGCTCCCCCAGTAGCGCTAGAGGTGCAATTTCAAATCGACGTCTTTGATCGCAAGGCCGATCGCTATCGACGACTGGGGGAGATTTCTCCTGTGGTCCGCACGCTCGCGAAGCAGCAGTTTGACGACTTTGTGAAGAAGGTGCGCGTATTTGCGAACTCGCGAGTTTCCAGTGCTCTAAGAGACAGTTCCATCGGTCCTCAGCGTTTATCAGCGTTCATCTGCAGCCAATAA